CGCACCTGCCCGACTTCAGCGAGTTCGACGTTGCGTTCCGCCCGGAAGACGCCTGCGTGTTCGGCGACATGCGGTCGGCCTTCTACGCCGGCTACGAAGAGGCGGATCGCGAGTACGTGCTGATCGGCATGGCCGGACGGCGGCTCGCCGAGGGAAAGACGTTGGTGTCCACCACTTTTGTGGTGCCGTACCCGCCGGGCTTCCCGGTGCTGGTCCCGGGTCAGGTGGTCTCCAAGGAGATCGTCTACTTCCTGGCCCAGCTCGACGTCAAAGAGATCCACGGCTACAACCACGAACTCGGATTGTCGGTGTTCACCCAGGAGGCGCTGAAGCGGCTGGAAGCCCAGCGGAATGCCGTCACCGCGGCAGGTAAAGCGCTGCCGGCCTTCGAGGTACCGCGGGATGCATCCACCTTGAATGGCGACCGCGTCGTGGGGGCTGTTGCCGAAGACGCGTGACCTCCGGCGCTACCATGATGCCATGCGCACCACTTTGCAAATTGATGACGATGTCCTCGAAGATGCGCGTGACATCGCACGGGCGGAGGGCCGGTCGGTCGGCGCGGTGATTTCTGAGCTGGCGCGTAGGTCGCTGCGGCCGGTCGGAATGGTCGAGATCGACGGGTTTCCGGTCTTCGACGTTCCATCGGATGCACCGGTCATCACCGACGAAGATGTCGCCCGCGCACTCGAGGAAGATGTGTGACCGCACTGCTCGACGTGAATGTGCTGATCGCGTTGAGCTGGCGCAACCACGCTCACCACGTGGCGGCGCGGGAATGGTTCACGCGGTCTTCGTCGAGTGGATGGGCCACAACGCCGATCACCGAACTGGGATTCGTTCGCATTTCGAGCAATCGCAGGCTGATGCAGGTGTCGACGACACCGGCGACCGCTATCGCACAACTGGAGGCGCTGAGGAGGCTTCCGGGCCACGCGTTTTGGCCCGACGACGTGCCGTTGGTGGTGGGCGAGGGTGGCGATCGCGCGGCTGTTTCGACTCACCGTATTGTTACGGACCGTCATCTGATTGCATTGGCCGCAAGATACGGTGGCCGGCTGCTTACTTTCGACGCGGTCCTGGCCGATGCGGCACCGGCCGGGCTCGTTGAGCTGCTGTAGCTCAACATTGATGCGCATCGTGCGCACCCGACCGAACACCGGCAACCCTTACCGTTAGACGTATCGGAAAGCGTTGCGGCGGTATCGTTGTCGACGTATGCCGGGCGTTGGCTCGCTGGCTACCGCGCCGCGGCCCGGCCTTAAGCGCAGACATCAAATCGCATTGTCGAGCGATGCATTGTAAACGTCCAAGGCGATATCGTGAATGAGCAAACGAGATGCAGGGGCGGCATAAGGCTCGGTTGATTCTCGGTACTCGCGGAATAACCGAAACAATCAACGCGGCAATGGCAGCCGTTGTAAGGCCGTTGTAAGGCGGGCAGCCTTGGAAGAATTTACTTTGCGCGATTTCGACGTCACCGACGCGGCAGGGCGCCGATCCGCTCGTCGCTGACTTCCCCCTCATTCAAGCTCACCTCGTCGATACGAGTGCCTGGAGCAAGTCCCGCAATGATGCGCGTCTCCTCGAGGTGTTCGACGAGTCGGCCCGCAGAGGGCTCGTCGCCACCTGTGACGTCATATGTCTCGAGTTGCTCCGGAGTGCGCGTAACCGCGATCGCGTCATCCTGCAGTCACGCCACCTCGGCAGCTGCTCCAGTGCCCGATCGGCCGCCGCGTGCTGGCTCGGGCGCGCGAAGTGCAGGTCGAACTGGCGGCGGCCGGCCACCACCTCGGTGTCAAGCCGGTCGACCTTGTGATCGCGGCCGCCGCCGAGGCGCCCAGTTGCCGATCCTGCACGACGACCACGACTATGGCATCATCGCGTCGATCACGGGTCAGCCGTCGCGGTGGCTCGCGCCGCCCGGCTCCCTGCGTTAGGGACCTCTCAACGACCGCGAGGTGCGGTTAGTCACCGGTGATGCGCGGCCCGCCAGGCCTGCAGAATCTCCGGGCGCAGCCGCCCGCGGTCGGACACCGGCAGGCCTACTGTTTTCGCCCACGCGCGCAGCTCGGCGCTGTTGGGCTCGGCTTGCGGAGCCGACTCGAAAACCGTTGCGGCGTCGTCGTTGTCAACGGACCACGCGTGCGCCGCGGCGAGGTAGCGGTAGGTGTACTCCTGGGCCAGCTTGCGGGTCTGGCAAAAGACAATCGGCACGCTGGGAAAGCTGATCTGTAATTCGGCCAGTCCATCGGCCACTGCTGCCGGCCGGGCGTAGGTAAGCGCGAAGATCTCCGAATAGCGGTCCTCGACGACGACGGCGGCCCGCGGCAGCGCGGCGAGCTCGGTGAGTTGGTACTTCAGCCGGCCGGTCAGCACACCGGAGGCCAAGTCCGACAGCGCCTTTCGCTCGACCGCTGCGACGAGTTGCCCAGCTACTTTCAGCCCGTAGTCACCACAGGGGAGTGCTTCACGCGTTGTCGTCGCGGGCTTGTCGGCGAAGGTGTACGGGTAGCGTTCGTGGGCGTCGACGACGATGTCGAGCTCAGGGATGCCGGCGGCTCGAGCGGTGGGGGTCCGCACACCGGGCCGGGACTGCCTTCGCGTTTTGGGGCTCTGCCAGAACACCACCTGGCGGCCGCGGGCCATGGTGTGCACCAGTTGCGATCGGTTCTCTCGGGAGCGCGCGGCGACCACGTCGATAGCCGCGCCCCGGCGGCTGCAGCTGCGCAGCTCGACCCGGTCGACCAGGACGGGGTCGGCGGGCCACTCGGCGATGTCGAGCCGGTGGCAGTACAACGCCTTGGTTCGCGGCCATACGTCCGACGTGGCGAACACCAGCCCGGCACCCACCGGCACCCGGATCAGGTAGGGCAGTCGCGAGCCTTCGTCGGGGTTGGCGGCGACGAGCAGCTCCACAGCTTGTGAGGGTACGGGTGCAGCAGGCACTCGGGCCAACGTATCGCCGGAGGTATCCTTGCTTTTTTCTGAAAGTAAGGCGCCCCGATGGATGCTGCGGCCAAGATGACGTCGAAAGGGCAGGTGACGGTCCCCAAAGCGGTGCGTGATGCGCTTGGGTTGACGGAGGGGGATCAGGTCGTCTTCCGGATCGCGGGCAACCGAGCGGTGCTTGCCCGCACACCGGACTTCCTCGCCCTGGCCGGCACGATCCGCATACCGGCGGCCAAACGCAATGTCGCCTGGGACGAGGTGATCCGCCGCACCAGGACGAATCGGGCTGCGGGTCGGCGTTGAGCGCGTTCGTCGACACGAACGTCCTCGTCCGACACCTGACGGGCCACCCGCCGGAGATGGCCGCACGCGCGACTGCCTACCTCGAAGCCGAGCCTGAGTTACTCCTGACCGACCTGGTCGTCGCCGAAACGGTGTACGCGTTGGAATCGTTCTACGAAACGCCCCGCGACCAGATTGCTCAAGCGATGCGGTCGCTCGTCGGCTTCGACTCGATGCTCTGCGTGGACTCGGCCCTTCTCCTGCGCACGATCGAGGTCTACGAGAGCGAACGGATCGCCTTCGCGGAGGCGTACCTCGTCGCCTGCGCCGAGAGCACCGGGATTGGCAAGG
This is a stretch of genomic DNA from Mycobacterium lacus. It encodes these proteins:
- a CDS encoding AbrB/MazE/SpoVT family DNA-binding domain-containing protein, which encodes MTVPKAVRDALGLTEGDQVVFRIAGNRAVLARTPDFLALAGTIRIPAAKRNVAWDEVIRRTRTNRAAGRR
- a CDS encoding ERCC4 domain-containing protein, with amino-acid sequence MELLVAANPDEGSRLPYLIRVPVGAGLVFATSDVWPRTKALYCHRLDIAEWPADPVLVDRVELRSCSRRGAAIDVVAARSRENRSQLVHTMARGRQVVFWQSPKTRRQSRPGVRTPTARAAGIPELDIVVDAHERYPYTFADKPATTTREALPCGDYGLKVAGQLVAAVERKALSDLASGVLTGRLKYQLTELAALPRAAVVVEDRYSEIFALTYARPAAVADGLAELQISFPSVPIVFCQTRKLAQEYTYRYLAAAHAWSVDNDDAATVFESAPQAEPNSAELRAWAKTVGLPVSDRGRLRPEILQAWRAAHHR
- a CDS encoding PIN domain-containing protein produces the protein MSAFVDTNVLVRHLTGHPPEMAARATAYLEAEPELLLTDLVVAETVYALESFYETPRDQIAQAMRSLVGFDSMLCVDSALLLRTIEVYESERIAFAEAYLVACAESTGIGKVASFDRSIDRMTTIERIEPPAV
- a CDS encoding antitoxin, which produces MRTTLQIDDDVLEDARDIARAEGRSVGAVISELARRSLRPVGMVEIDGFPVFDVPSDAPVITDEDVARALEEDV
- a CDS encoding type II toxin-antitoxin system VapC family toxin, giving the protein MTALLDVNVLIALSWRNHAHHVAAREWFTRSSSSGWATTPITELGFVRISSNRRLMQVSTTPATAIAQLEALRRLPGHAFWPDDVPLVVGEGGDRAAVSTHRIVTDRHLIALAARYGGRLLTFDAVLADAAPAGLVELL